A DNA window from uncultured Methanoregula sp. contains the following coding sequences:
- the lysS gene encoding lysine--tRNA ligase, whose amino-acid sequence MTSPTENTAFDQTRLDKIVALREKGLSMFPPTFDRKNTVLEIKTTYADITHDKSAESVSTAGRIYIVRNHGKTIFADLGDETGKIQLYIRKNDLGEEQFELFNQYVERGDIVGVCGHVFRTKLGEITIWVDSFTLLCKAVCSLPEKFHGLKDIEKRYRQRYVDLIVNDENRQTFRNRSRIVSLLRRYLDDHGFLEFETPILQPVYGGANARPFTTYHNFLDQKLFLRIAPELYLKRLIVGGFEQVFEISRNFRNEGVDADHNPEFTMVEIYWVYRDFRDMMELTENIVTYIIDKVHGKYELPFGETTLNFTKPWRKLSMADSVKEIGGIDIFAHSVEELRKLAHEHRLEDPDKPQSQREYLIAFFEGLVEEKLIQPTFIYDYPVENSPLAKRHREKEGFTERFELFIAGMEVGNGFSELNDPVDQKERFEAQDEKRRLGDVEAQMIDYDFINAIGYGMPPTGGVGIGIDRLVMLLTNNNSIKEVILFPSMKTLQPGEEGDGAEESPEAGS is encoded by the coding sequence ATGACCAGTCCCACCGAGAATACTGCGTTCGACCAGACACGGCTCGACAAAATTGTGGCCCTCCGCGAAAAAGGGCTCTCCATGTTCCCCCCCACCTTCGACCGGAAGAACACGGTCCTTGAGATCAAGACAACCTACGCGGATATCACCCACGATAAGAGCGCCGAGAGCGTATCGACCGCGGGCAGGATCTACATTGTGCGCAACCACGGCAAGACGATCTTTGCCGATCTCGGGGACGAGACCGGCAAGATCCAGCTCTATATCCGCAAGAACGATCTCGGCGAAGAGCAGTTCGAGCTCTTCAACCAGTACGTGGAACGGGGGGACATTGTCGGGGTTTGCGGGCACGTGTTCCGGACCAAGCTGGGCGAGATCACCATCTGGGTGGATTCATTCACCCTTCTCTGCAAGGCGGTCTGCTCCCTGCCGGAGAAATTCCACGGGTTGAAGGACATCGAGAAGCGCTACCGCCAGCGGTACGTGGACCTGATCGTCAATGATGAGAACCGGCAGACCTTCAGGAACCGGAGCCGGATCGTCTCGCTCCTCCGCAGGTATCTGGACGACCACGGTTTCCTTGAATTCGAGACCCCCATCCTCCAGCCGGTTTACGGCGGGGCAAACGCCCGGCCGTTCACCACCTACCATAACTTCCTTGACCAGAAACTCTTCCTCCGGATCGCACCCGAGCTCTACCTGAAACGGCTCATCGTCGGAGGGTTCGAGCAGGTCTTCGAGATCTCAAGGAACTTCCGGAACGAGGGCGTGGACGCGGACCACAACCCGGAGTTCACGATGGTGGAGATCTACTGGGTGTACCGGGACTTCCGGGACATGATGGAGCTCACCGAGAATATTGTGACATACATTATCGACAAGGTGCACGGGAAATACGAGCTCCCGTTCGGTGAGACAACGCTCAACTTCACCAAACCGTGGAGGAAACTCTCCATGGCGGACTCCGTAAAGGAGATCGGCGGCATCGACATCTTTGCCCACTCGGTTGAAGAACTCCGGAAACTCGCCCATGAGCACCGGCTCGAGGACCCGGACAAGCCCCAGTCCCAGAGGGAGTACCTCATAGCCTTCTTCGAGGGCCTTGTCGAGGAGAAACTCATCCAGCCAACTTTCATCTACGATTACCCGGTTGAAAATTCACCCCTTGCCAAGCGCCACCGCGAGAAAGAGGGCTTCACTGAGCGGTTCGAGCTTTTCATCGCCGGTATGGAAGTGGGTAATGGTTTCTCGGAACTCAACGACCCGGTCGACCAGAAGGAGCGGTTCGAAGCGCAGGACGAGAAGCGCCGGCTTGGCGATGTCGAGGCCCAGATGATAGACTACGATTTCATCAACGCCATCGGGTACGGCATGCCCCCGACGGGCGGGGTCGGGATCGGCATTGACCGGCTCGTGATGCTCTTAACAAACAACAATTCCATCAAGGAAGTCATCCTCTTCCCCTCGATGAAAACCCTCCAGCCGGGCGAGGAAGGAGACGGGGCAGAAGAGAGCCCGGAAGCCGGGAGCTAA
- a CDS encoding NAD(P)/FAD-dependent oxidoreductase, with product MIVILGGGPAGRIASIRLASSGKDVTLVEKGTIGGQCLHYGCMPVCALNDVARFIQEAGTFRSLGITDSVPAIDFPVLLKEMQKVQETITSVLDRETRDAGVRILYGNDGRFDGKQVVVEDEPLPAEAVILATGSRPNIPDVPGIQRTGIYTPHTLRQMDRLPKKLVIIGGGIMAAEFAYIFSRFGSQVTILSRSVFLKPVDEQIRKRAVRELAGVSIREGCDIQSAERGNDGMQISLKAGGKTETLDCDAVLLAAGLLPRSELLEGVAKRPNGEVIVNDRMQTNLPGVYACGDVTGPPYLTPVARHQGVVAADNILGKTRRMDYSCIPQAINLGYELAFCSDGSRTAKPLVLPGPAGPGTFWSVPDSNTGFAKLMVEADGSISGMCSASPGGGLIAGYMAFLMKRHFSVHEFEDFIEVHPSTDGVYGLAKYASEILKKQRGE from the coding sequence ATGATCGTCATTCTCGGGGGTGGACCGGCCGGGAGAATCGCCTCGATCCGTCTTGCCTCGTCCGGGAAGGACGTGACCCTTGTCGAGAAGGGAACGATCGGGGGGCAGTGCCTCCACTATGGCTGCATGCCGGTCTGCGCCCTCAATGATGTGGCCCGCTTTATCCAGGAGGCCGGTACCTTCAGGAGTCTCGGGATCACGGATTCAGTCCCGGCAATTGATTTTCCTGTTCTCCTTAAGGAGATGCAGAAGGTGCAGGAAACCATCACATCCGTCCTTGATCGCGAGACCCGGGATGCAGGGGTCAGGATCCTGTACGGGAATGATGGCCGGTTTGACGGGAAACAGGTAGTAGTGGAAGACGAGCCCCTGCCCGCAGAAGCTGTTATCCTTGCTACTGGTTCCCGTCCGAATATCCCTGATGTTCCAGGGATCCAACGCACGGGGATCTATACCCCCCACACGCTCCGGCAGATGGATCGCCTGCCGAAAAAGCTCGTCATTATCGGCGGGGGAATCATGGCAGCGGAGTTTGCCTATATATTCTCCCGGTTCGGAAGCCAGGTTACAATACTCTCCCGGAGCGTTTTTCTAAAACCAGTCGATGAACAGATCCGGAAACGTGCGGTCCGGGAACTGGCGGGCGTCAGCATCCGTGAAGGATGCGACATCCAGTCGGCTGAACGCGGGAACGATGGTATGCAGATCAGCCTGAAGGCCGGAGGAAAGACCGAGACGCTGGACTGCGATGCCGTCCTCCTCGCTGCCGGCCTTCTTCCCCGCTCTGAACTGCTCGAAGGCGTTGCAAAACGGCCAAACGGCGAGGTGATCGTGAACGATCGCATGCAGACGAACCTGCCGGGCGTCTATGCCTGCGGGGATGTGACCGGCCCGCCCTACCTGACACCGGTTGCCCGCCACCAGGGAGTCGTTGCCGCCGACAACATCCTCGGGAAAACACGGAGAATGGATTACTCCTGCATACCCCAGGCCATCAACCTCGGGTACGAGCTCGCGTTCTGCTCAGATGGCAGCCGGACGGCTAAACCGCTCGTCTTGCCCGGACCCGCCGGGCCGGGAACGTTCTGGTCGGTGCCTGATTCCAATACCGGGTTTGCCAAGCTCATGGTAGAGGCCGATGGCTCGATCAGCGGCATGTGCTCTGCTTCGCCAGGCGGGGGGCTCATTGCAGGCTACATGGCGTTTCTTATGAAACGGCACTTCTCGGTCCACGAATTCGAGGATTTCATCGAAGTCCACCCCTCCACCGATGGTGTCTACGGGCTTGCGAAATATGCTTCCGAGATCCTGAAGAAACAGAGGGGCGAATAA
- a CDS encoding DUF128 domain-containing protein: protein MTLPIKFVNHNIEDYAIQVTFDPEKGTGDVVYNLSLIKNEDLEFAISVLRDSYRAGISVSGLIKLIPSGERIENITIPEGCTGICTMCSITFDGLLIRRGIPVNPIGGGVVEIENRVPIRFTHIIMYEYTTIDPLQVLISQKTTSVTNVMRRGSGNILANIREFHMEAEPLVGIVLDELADSCYSGILEVGMPNLPLLGVPVSPQYVAIAAIGGTNPLAVIREGDRWVQIQAMKGLMDITAMDEIRDF from the coding sequence ATGACGCTGCCCATCAAGTTCGTCAACCATAATATCGAGGATTATGCCATCCAGGTCACATTCGATCCAGAAAAGGGAACCGGAGATGTGGTCTACAATTTATCCCTGATCAAAAACGAGGATCTGGAATTTGCTATCTCCGTTCTCAGGGATTCCTACCGGGCCGGCATCAGCGTCAGCGGTCTCATAAAACTCATTCCCTCCGGAGAGCGGATTGAGAATATAACCATCCCCGAGGGATGCACGGGGATCTGCACCATGTGCAGCATCACGTTCGACGGGCTCCTGATCCGGCGGGGAATACCGGTCAATCCAATAGGCGGGGGTGTTGTCGAGATCGAGAACCGCGTGCCGATCCGCTTCACCCACATCATCATGTACGAGTACACGACGATTGACCCCCTCCAGGTGCTCATCTCCCAGAAGACCACCTCGGTAACCAACGTTATGCGCCGGGGAAGTGGCAACATCCTTGCCAATATCCGGGAGTTCCACATGGAAGCCGAACCCCTGGTTGGCATAGTTCTCGACGAACTTGCCGACAGCTGTTATTCAGGAATCCTCGAAGTGGGCATGCCCAATCTTCCTCTTCTCGGTGTCCCGGTGAGCCCCCAGTATGTGGCGATTGCAGCAATCGGGGGTACGAACCCCCTGGCCGTCATCCGGGAAGGCGACCGGTGGGTGCAGATCCAGGCCATGAAAGGCCTCATGGATATCACTGCAATGGATGAAATCAGGGATTTCTGA
- a CDS encoding S-layer protein, with protein sequence MNFPKAILIFLVLLFLCVIPAAGLKTYTDGMPQMTAVISGTNQFSPGQDATITLVVQNRGVSTMESNWSGNAAYEGTGTIARDDVPTTAKMVTVSLSSGNAPIVIKTDPQNIGDIASMGSKTVNISAKITSDATNGEYQLPVTIAYTYLAKSQELAVDTLQSTYVKKDVTLPVTVRIKPQVKIDVLEAVPDHVSVGTSGYLNLTIRNTGFEDGKKATVRILRSGKSPIVPTDSSIYIGDFPRGGDITCRYKVSVSKDAEKQTYPVDVVVTYENREGDIVTTAADTVGIPVEDKLTFSVTSGNISVVQGSDTVITVTYRNNGIFTAYNAQARLSAVDPFTSTDNTAYLGDIKPGESAVGQYKLSTTGDAAPGSYSLDNEIRYRDSLDNSQISDSFKLPIQIVQKPASSGIFQILPVLILIVLIAAGAGYYLLVMRKKK encoded by the coding sequence ATGAATTTTCCAAAAGCGATCCTCATTTTTCTTGTGCTGCTGTTCCTCTGTGTGATACCGGCAGCGGGGCTGAAAACATATACCGACGGGATGCCCCAGATGACGGCGGTGATCTCGGGAACCAACCAGTTTTCCCCGGGACAGGATGCCACAATCACGCTTGTTGTGCAGAACCGGGGCGTGAGCACGATGGAGAGCAACTGGTCCGGAAATGCTGCATACGAGGGGACCGGGACTATAGCCCGCGACGATGTTCCGACAACTGCCAAGATGGTGACCGTCAGCCTCTCCTCCGGTAACGCCCCCATAGTCATAAAAACCGATCCCCAGAATATCGGCGATATCGCGTCAATGGGATCAAAGACCGTGAACATCTCTGCCAAGATCACTTCAGATGCAACCAACGGGGAATACCAGCTTCCCGTGACAATCGCCTACACGTATCTTGCAAAGTCCCAGGAACTTGCCGTGGATACGTTGCAGTCAACGTATGTCAAGAAAGACGTGACACTCCCGGTCACCGTCCGTATCAAACCCCAGGTAAAGATTGATGTTCTCGAAGCGGTACCGGACCATGTCAGCGTTGGTACGAGTGGTTACCTGAACCTGACTATCAGGAACACCGGCTTCGAGGATGGAAAGAAGGCAACCGTCAGGATCCTCCGGAGCGGCAAAAGCCCGATCGTCCCGACCGACAGCAGCATCTATATCGGGGATTTCCCCCGGGGCGGAGATATCACCTGCAGGTATAAAGTGAGCGTCTCCAAGGATGCGGAGAAACAAACATATCCCGTTGACGTCGTGGTCACCTACGAAAACCGTGAGGGCGATATCGTTACTACGGCCGCAGATACCGTGGGGATACCCGTTGAAGACAAGCTCACCTTCTCTGTAACATCGGGCAATATCTCCGTTGTCCAGGGATCGGATACGGTTATCACGGTTACTTACCGGAACAACGGGATTTTTACTGCATATAATGCCCAGGCACGGCTTTCTGCCGTAGACCCGTTCACCAGCACAGATAATACCGCCTATCTCGGCGATATAAAACCCGGGGAGTCCGCGGTCGGCCAGTACAAGCTGAGTACTACCGGTGACGCAGCTCCCGGTTCATATTCCCTTGATAACGAGATCAGGTATCGCGATTCTCTGGACAACAGCCAGATCTCTGATTCATTCAAGCTGCCCATCCAGATTGTACAAAAACCGGCCTCCAGCGGCATCTTCCAGATCCTGCCAGTACTCATCCTCATCGTCCTGATAGCAGCCGGCGCCGGGTATTATTTACTTGTAATGAGAAAGAAGAAGTGA
- a CDS encoding glucose-6-phosphate isomerase family protein gives MLGWDGELPAPGVRTIGEMRPVLADPSCACSEPLYFMYRDLAKSDADWHWLHSHNLRYDLTVIPPRDLCGEWVKTKGHYHPQNPAGIGYPEVYEVLEGEAHYLLQSRKLNDVVLIKAEKGDVVIIPPGYGHITINPSRDRILSMANIVSTAFESEYGEYESRKGAVYYELISGELRKNPEYPFAPEARILRSRAGRGDHRICKGPLYNLVGNGSALEFLNVPEKYLPLFEVLLKD, from the coding sequence ATGCTTGGATGGGATGGGGAGCTGCCAGCCCCGGGAGTGCGGACAATCGGGGAGATGCGCCCTGTCCTTGCCGATCCTTCGTGCGCGTGCAGCGAGCCCCTCTATTTTATGTACCGCGATCTGGCAAAATCAGACGCGGACTGGCACTGGCTCCATTCCCATAACCTCCGCTATGACCTGACCGTCATACCCCCCCGCGATCTCTGCGGCGAATGGGTCAAGACCAAAGGTCATTACCACCCGCAGAACCCGGCGGGTATCGGGTACCCGGAAGTGTATGAAGTCCTGGAAGGCGAGGCCCATTACCTACTCCAGTCCCGCAAGCTCAATGACGTGGTTCTGATCAAGGCAGAGAAAGGTGATGTTGTCATCATTCCCCCAGGATACGGCCACATCACGATCAACCCCTCGCGGGACCGGATCCTCTCCATGGCCAACATCGTATCTACCGCTTTTGAGAGCGAGTACGGGGAATACGAGAGCCGTAAGGGAGCGGTTTATTATGAACTCATTTCGGGGGAACTCCGGAAAAATCCGGAATACCCGTTCGCACCGGAAGCAAGGATCCTCAGATCCCGGGCCGGCCGGGGGGACCACCGGATCTGCAAAGGCCCCCTGTACAACCTTGTCGGGAATGGCAGTGCTCTGGAGTTCCTCAATGTTCCGGAGAAGTACCTGCCGCTTTTTGAGGTACTGCTAAAAGATTAG
- a CDS encoding NAD+ synthase, whose protein sequence is MMCKDGDLGCRMGQVEQMIRYAYWNSGCKGIVIGLSGGIDSAVAAAFCCRAIGPAKVVGISLPAKVSNPADIRDAAELCTQLGMAHQVIDIEPMLSAYRSMLGFVETPYLLGNLMARIRMTVLFYHANRDNRLVCGTSNRSEYMLGYCTKYGDNAADIQPILHLYKSDVYVVARELGIPDSILKKTPSAGLWEGQSDEKEIGLTYAEIDTSLKSLEIHNWQPVSPTEEKVLALVKKSAHKRLSPPNLLAVPQKAAGTSPEH, encoded by the coding sequence ATGATGTGCAAAGACGGCGACCTGGGGTGCAGGATGGGCCAGGTAGAACAGATGATCCGGTACGCGTACTGGAACTCGGGGTGCAAGGGAATTGTGATCGGCCTCTCCGGGGGTATAGACTCTGCGGTTGCGGCAGCCTTCTGCTGCCGGGCGATCGGCCCGGCAAAGGTCGTGGGAATCTCTCTGCCGGCAAAGGTTAGCAACCCCGCGGATATCCGGGACGCGGCTGAACTATGTACACAACTCGGGATGGCGCACCAGGTGATCGATATCGAACCCATGCTCTCCGCGTACCGGAGCATGCTCGGGTTTGTGGAGACCCCGTACCTTCTTGGCAACCTGATGGCCCGCATCCGCATGACCGTCCTCTTCTACCATGCCAACCGGGACAACCGGCTGGTCTGCGGCACATCCAACCGGAGCGAGTACATGCTCGGCTACTGCACCAAGTACGGCGACAATGCCGCCGACATCCAGCCGATCCTGCACCTGTACAAGAGCGATGTGTATGTCGTTGCCCGCGAACTTGGGATTCCCGATTCTATCCTGAAGAAGACCCCCTCAGCAGGCCTCTGGGAAGGGCAGAGCGATGAGAAAGAGATCGGTCTTACGTACGCTGAGATCGATACGTCACTCAAGTCCCTTGAGATCCATAACTGGCAGCCGGTATCCCCGACAGAAGAAAAAGTGCTGGCTCTTGTGAAAAAGAGCGCCCACAAGCGCCTTTCTCCCCCTAATCTTTTAGCAGTACCTCAAAAAGCGGCAGGTACTTCTCCGGAACATTGA
- a CDS encoding NAD-binding protein — MPPKRGRVWRAVRNSPGIQISIYFLAFALLIGLYTFIFHEYYPLFENKSISWVNALMFVVESMTTVGYGDLLPFASDFTMLLAIQIMISGVIMIFIVVPLLLAPFLTTLLAPSPPRRTPHTLSGHTVIFGHDELTKSVVDSLTISDHDIVIIEDDKAAAMDIAMQYRHKAYIVWGEYTDPATWSAAHLANARYVVICKDERLTASILLGIRKMAKGKIIAVVDKLSFDRYLRYAGADYVLSPKHSTGRILARHAVLNPMGDSVPEIPGLDRISINLEQKPDRELRLINIPVVMGCRADGRNLRELDLFGRYGVMVFALWKSGIFVPWPKDDIIIDDTTSLFLFGRATDIVDVIRDEFDADGRREARAVIAGFGDVGVAAYRELTPSKISCLVVDSRRHAGVENQIVGNAEDESVLREAGIESAQYCIIALNEDDVNIFATLMARNLNPAIRILARANDPGSVDKLYRAGADYVALLPMIGGQTIGRIILSDIVTILLDLPNGDIVVLVTIPRSALRTVGGIARKTSVRVIGIESVSRLIVAPGAEEVLEKGDIVIAVGTSEQLKKFLHQL, encoded by the coding sequence ATGCCGCCTAAACGGGGACGGGTCTGGCGGGCGGTGAGGAACTCACCGGGGATCCAGATCTCGATCTACTTCCTTGCATTTGCCCTTCTTATCGGGCTGTACACTTTCATTTTCCATGAATACTATCCGCTTTTTGAGAACAAATCGATCTCGTGGGTCAATGCCCTGATGTTCGTTGTCGAATCGATGACCACCGTCGGATACGGTGATCTCCTCCCATTTGCCAGCGACTTCACCATGCTGCTTGCAATCCAGATCATGATCTCGGGTGTGATCATGATCTTCATCGTGGTGCCGCTCCTCCTCGCCCCGTTCCTGACCACACTTCTTGCCCCCTCGCCACCGCGGCGGACACCCCATACCCTCTCCGGGCATACGGTTATATTCGGGCATGACGAGCTCACGAAATCCGTTGTGGACAGCCTGACGATATCCGATCACGATATTGTCATAATCGAGGATGATAAGGCAGCAGCAATGGACATTGCCATGCAGTACCGCCATAAAGCGTATATTGTCTGGGGGGAGTACACCGATCCTGCCACTTGGTCGGCTGCCCATCTGGCAAATGCCCGGTACGTGGTGATCTGCAAGGATGAGCGACTGACTGCAAGCATCCTCCTTGGTATCCGGAAAATGGCAAAAGGCAAGATCATTGCAGTTGTCGATAAGCTCTCGTTCGACCGGTACCTCAGGTATGCCGGTGCGGATTATGTCCTCTCCCCCAAACATTCCACCGGTCGAATACTTGCACGCCACGCGGTTCTCAATCCGATGGGAGACTCCGTTCCGGAGATCCCGGGTCTTGATCGGATCAGCATCAATCTCGAACAAAAGCCCGACCGGGAGCTGCGCCTGATCAATATCCCGGTTGTCATGGGCTGCCGGGCGGATGGCAGGAACCTGCGGGAGCTGGATCTCTTTGGCCGTTACGGAGTCATGGTCTTTGCCCTCTGGAAATCAGGTATCTTTGTCCCGTGGCCGAAAGACGACATCATCATCGATGATACCACGTCCCTCTTCCTCTTTGGCAGGGCAACGGACATTGTTGATGTGATCCGGGATGAGTTCGATGCCGATGGGCGGAGGGAAGCGCGTGCCGTGATCGCGGGATTCGGGGATGTGGGAGTTGCAGCCTACCGGGAACTCACACCTTCGAAGATCTCGTGCCTGGTAGTGGACTCACGCCGTCATGCAGGTGTGGAGAACCAGATCGTGGGTAATGCCGAGGACGAGAGCGTCCTTCGGGAGGCCGGCATCGAGAGCGCCCAGTACTGCATCATTGCCCTCAATGAAGATGATGTGAATATCTTTGCAACCCTGATGGCCCGCAACCTCAACCCGGCCATCCGCATCCTGGCACGGGCCAATGATCCGGGATCGGTTGACAAACTCTACCGGGCCGGGGCTGATTATGTGGCCCTCCTCCCCATGATTGGGGGCCAGACAATTGGGAGGATCATTCTCTCCGACATTGTCACCATCCTCCTCGATCTGCCCAATGGTGATATTGTCGTTCTTGTCACGATTCCCAGATCCGCGCTCAGGACCGTAGGCGGTATTGCCCGGAAGACTAGTGTCCGGGTCATTGGTATAGAGAGCGTCAGCCGCCTAATCGTTGCGCCGGGAGCTGAAGAGGTGCTTGAAAAAGGCGATATCGTGATCGCAGTGGGAACTTCCGAACAGTTGAAAAAGTTCCTCCATCAATTATAA
- a CDS encoding RIO1 family regulatory kinase/ATPase, with translation MAVSAEHIRTLNKYEKTILLALERGMKKYSWVPLEHLKAATKLSESEINYRLSRLIEWGMVRFNPVPYDGYALVFGGYDTLALASLSKKGTISALGSQIGEGKESVVYEALGLGPVAIKFHRVGGRSFSSARLNRDYMPEEGHCPWLIASKKSAEREYEALTALHPKVSVPLPIENNRHAVVMSLITGTSLNRCRLECPAEVLDEILNNVQSAYELGIIHADLSEYNILIEEGKCILIDWPQWTARDHPNAETILLRDIDNILAFFKRKYQLDYDREDALRWVIG, from the coding sequence ATGGCAGTCTCAGCGGAACACATCCGCACACTCAATAAGTATGAAAAAACCATCCTCCTCGCTCTTGAGCGGGGGATGAAAAAGTACTCCTGGGTACCGCTCGAACACCTGAAAGCCGCAACCAAGCTCTCTGAATCGGAGATCAATTACCGGCTCTCGCGCCTCATAGAATGGGGGATGGTCCGGTTCAATCCCGTTCCCTACGACGGCTACGCTCTGGTCTTCGGGGGTTATGACACCCTTGCTCTTGCCTCGCTCTCAAAGAAAGGGACCATCTCGGCACTGGGTTCCCAGATCGGGGAAGGCAAGGAATCCGTTGTTTACGAGGCTCTCGGCCTTGGACCGGTAGCGATCAAGTTTCACCGGGTAGGCGGGCGCTCGTTCTCATCAGCCCGGCTCAACCGGGATTATATGCCCGAGGAGGGGCACTGCCCCTGGCTGATCGCCTCCAAAAAATCTGCAGAACGGGAGTACGAAGCCCTCACTGCCCTGCACCCGAAGGTCAGCGTACCTCTCCCCATAGAGAATAACCGGCATGCGGTTGTCATGTCGCTTATCACCGGCACCAGCCTCAACCGCTGCCGGCTCGAGTGTCCCGCCGAAGTGCTTGACGAGATCCTGAACAATGTCCAGAGCGCCTACGAGCTCGGGATCATTCACGCAGATCTGTCCGAGTATAATATCCTCATCGAGGAGGGGAAATGCATCCTCATCGACTGGCCGCAGTGGACTGCGAGGGATCACCCGAACGCAGAAACAATCCTGCTCAGGGATATCGATAATATTCTCGCGTTTTTCAAGCGGAAATACCAGCTGGACTACGATCGCGAGGATGCACTGCGATGGGTGATCGGCTGA